A single window of Desulfovibrio sp. G11 DNA harbors:
- a CDS encoding DNA-primase RepB domain-containing protein, which yields MSKMIKFSEMTVISKAEVAARKAKEAQERAMKETYTENEYPQEFQRFESFLKALDADSVKLSITGKDGQTEEHTFSAREAQGQAWRLLAARDAGAMVKVEPEAREHKFVVVSGLTEASLAAMKADGHMPALTTETAAGRFQSVFKVRAGAEGEIQKIRETLQGRYGNGQQEGIVVPGFYGNTLDRIPRIVSCNESAPVLGPERMAERLQEQEPAYAKAFKEEQERMAGEKKRKEEEEGPEQGKKKEEPEHGQEQAPGLGIFNMLKKLIMFIVHVVKEGFDYAVRNVRMPHNVGFSVKETKEAPPYWRDKSQWPQAELEQNPAFSVEQKAAAEQKAEAPAQEQQVQEVKAQAQAEVQAQEAKAAKARRRGR from the coding sequence ATGTCGAAAATGATAAAATTCTCAGAAATGACTGTGATTTCTAAGGCCGAAGTGGCAGCACGAAAAGCAAAAGAAGCCCAGGAGCGAGCTATGAAAGAAACATACACTGAAAACGAGTATCCCCAGGAATTTCAACGCTTTGAAAGCTTTTTGAAGGCGTTGGATGCCGACAGCGTAAAGCTTTCGATTACCGGCAAGGACGGGCAGACCGAGGAGCATACTTTTAGCGCCCGGGAAGCGCAGGGGCAAGCCTGGCGGTTGCTGGCGGCGCGTGATGCCGGGGCGATGGTAAAAGTTGAGCCGGAAGCCAGGGAGCATAAATTTGTTGTCGTGTCGGGGCTGACAGAAGCCTCCCTGGCGGCGATGAAGGCGGATGGGCATATGCCTGCCCTGACTACGGAGACGGCAGCAGGGCGGTTTCAGTCTGTGTTCAAGGTCCGCGCAGGGGCGGAAGGCGAGATCCAAAAAATTCGGGAGACGTTGCAGGGCAGGTACGGCAACGGGCAGCAAGAAGGCATTGTTGTCCCCGGATTTTACGGCAATACGCTAGACAGGATTCCGCGTATAGTGTCGTGTAACGAGTCCGCGCCGGTGCTGGGGCCGGAACGAATGGCGGAACGGCTACAGGAGCAGGAACCGGCTTACGCCAAGGCGTTCAAGGAGGAACAGGAGCGCATGGCGGGGGAGAAAAAGCGGAAGGAGGAAGAGGAGGGGCCGGAACAGGGAAAAAAGAAGGAAGAGCCGGAGCATGGACAGGAACAAGCGCCGGGGCTGGGCATTTTTAACATGCTGAAAAAACTCATCATGTTTATCGTGCATGTAGTTAAAGAAGGCTTTGACTACGCCGTTCGGAATGTGCGGATGCCGCACAATGTAGGGTTTAGCGTGAAAGAAACGAAGGAAGCTCCGCCGTACTGGAGAGATAAATCGCAGTGGCCGCAGGCGGAACTGGAACAAAACCCGGCGTTTAGCGTTGAACAAAAAGCCGCAGCGGAGCAAAAGGCCGAGGCTCCGGCGCAGGAACAGCAAGTGCAGGAAGTTAAAGCGCAGGCGCAGGCCGAGGTTCAGGCCCAGGAAGCCAAAGCTGCCAAAGCCCGCCGGAGGGGCAGATAA
- a CDS encoding adenylate/guanylate cyclase domain-containing protein, with translation MQGWAIIVVALAVGLAVHFAWQAHDLRRVLKQYAGAKVARVAPAEATGATGKRTETSVIFTDMRGFTSISEKLTPERVALLLKIVLSPTLEVIRKNGGEVDKIQGDAILYRHADAEKALEMIEKVQQALEKAGEKARRVVGEAPQFYSGVHSGPVYLGFLGATGGYVDYTVVGDAVNVAARLQGLAAKYGVKAVISGNVYRMAGRPKDWRLLDVVQVKGRTEPIDIYTKPLDLGAWVEFEKAREMYVAGDFVGAEAAFRAAGFGLWAGRCRQLAADKPERWRGVWNWTAK, from the coding sequence ATGCAGGGTTGGGCAATAATAGTTGTTGCCCTGGCCGTGGGGCTTGCTGTGCATTTTGCATGGCAAGCCCATGACCTACGCCGTGTACTAAAACAATATGCAGGAGCAAAAGTGGCACGAGTTGCACCGGCAGAGGCTACAGGGGCCACGGGCAAACGCACGGAAACGTCTGTAATTTTTACGGATATGCGCGGGTTTACGAGCATTTCTGAAAAATTGACCCCGGAGCGTGTAGCACTTCTTTTAAAAATCGTGTTATCTCCTACGCTTGAAGTTATCCGCAAAAATGGCGGAGAAGTTGATAAAATTCAGGGTGATGCAATACTTTATCGGCATGCGGACGCGGAAAAGGCGTTGGAAATGATTGAAAAAGTACAACAAGCGCTTGAAAAAGCTGGCGAAAAAGCGAGAAGAGTAGTTGGGGAGGCTCCGCAATTTTATAGTGGTGTGCATAGCGGACCAGTATATTTAGGTTTTTTGGGTGCTACGGGGGGCTATGTTGACTATACTGTAGTTGGTGACGCTGTAAATGTGGCGGCACGGCTGCAAGGGCTGGCGGCGAAATATGGCGTAAAAGCGGTTATTTCGGGGAATGTTTACAGGATGGCGGGCAGGCCGAAGGACTGGCGGCTGTTGGATGTTGTGCAAGTAAAAGGCAGGACGGAGCCGATTGATATATATACAAAGCCCTTGGATTTGGGCGCGTGGGTGGAGTTTGAAAAAGCTCGTGAGATGTACGTTGCGGGGGATTTTGTAGGAGCGGAGGCGGCGTTTCGGGCGGCTGGGTTTGGGCTGTGGGCAGGGCGTTGTAGGCAGTTAGCAGCGGACAAGCCGGAACGATGGCGGGGCGTGTGGAATTGGACAGCAAAGTGA
- a CDS encoding outer membrane homotrimeric porin — MSIKERKLLQRFKKSCMVALLAAGMLMGAAGGAKAIEFKAQGEWLMGFGVADAPLASHARTPQGGYAKEKVNDNDMFGAAQRLRLQLDAVASENLSGTVFFEIGTQNWGKADEGGALGADGSNVIKLKNAYLDWIIPQTDARVRMGIQGLALPDMAGGSAVLDGDVAAIVGNYKFNENVGLTAFWARPVNDNFDAGKYGNGDHKAKNNYLDNIDLFAITVPVTFDGVEVTPWAMYGMLGRNALRGLSEINDNEPWETSDGILGQSLPGLTEGFNFAGATPLDSRATSKQYGNMFWVGLPIGITMFDPLNIEFDINYGYVESMGRYDVVKRGNDSDVVRGSTERQGFVAKALVEYKMDWATPGIFGWYGSGDDGDIKNGSKRMPSIAGAGNFTSFVGDGNLAWGAGPGDICDWNMTYAGTWGIGGQLKDMSFMEDLKHTLRVAYWGGTNAPSMVKYMESASSWNSGFGVDGPYLTTNDGLLEFNLINQWQIYENLEANFELGYVVNMIDKDTWKKDGYYSGSGNGSFEKQDAWKAQLVFAYSF; from the coding sequence ATGAGCATCAAGGAAAGGAAGCTTCTGCAACGCTTCAAAAAAAGCTGCATGGTGGCGCTGCTTGCTGCCGGCATGCTGATGGGTGCGGCCGGGGGGGCCAAAGCCATCGAATTTAAGGCACAGGGCGAATGGCTCATGGGCTTCGGCGTGGCTGACGCCCCCTTGGCGTCCCATGCGCGGACCCCGCAGGGCGGTTACGCAAAGGAAAAAGTTAACGACAACGATATGTTCGGCGCTGCGCAGCGTCTGCGTCTGCAGTTGGACGCCGTTGCTTCCGAAAATCTGTCCGGTACTGTTTTCTTTGAAATCGGCACCCAGAACTGGGGCAAAGCCGATGAAGGCGGCGCTCTTGGTGCGGACGGCAGTAACGTCATCAAACTGAAAAACGCCTACCTTGACTGGATCATCCCCCAGACTGATGCCCGCGTCCGTATGGGTATCCAGGGCTTGGCCCTGCCTGACATGGCTGGCGGCTCTGCCGTGCTCGACGGTGACGTCGCTGCTATTGTCGGCAACTACAAATTTAATGAAAATGTCGGCCTCACCGCTTTCTGGGCGCGTCCGGTCAATGACAACTTTGATGCGGGAAAATACGGCAACGGCGATCACAAGGCGAAGAACAACTATCTGGATAACATTGATCTTTTTGCCATAACCGTGCCTGTAACCTTTGATGGCGTGGAAGTAACGCCCTGGGCCATGTACGGCATGCTGGGCCGTAACGCCCTGCGCGGCCTGAGTGAAATTAATGATAACGAACCCTGGGAAACCAGCGACGGTATCCTTGGGCAGAGCCTGCCCGGCCTGACCGAAGGATTCAACTTTGCTGGTGCTACTCCGCTTGATTCCCGTGCAACCAGCAAGCAGTACGGCAACATGTTCTGGGTCGGTCTGCCCATCGGCATTACCATGTTCGACCCGCTCAATATCGAATTCGACATCAACTACGGCTATGTGGAAAGCATGGGCCGCTACGATGTGGTGAAGCGCGGCAACGATAGTGATGTGGTTCGCGGCAGTACCGAACGCCAGGGTTTTGTTGCCAAGGCTCTGGTAGAATACAAGATGGACTGGGCCACCCCCGGCATCTTTGGTTGGTACGGCTCCGGTGACGATGGCGACATCAAGAACGGCTCCAAGCGCATGCCCTCCATTGCAGGTGCGGGCAATTTCACTTCTTTTGTGGGTGACGGCAACCTTGCCTGGGGTGCCGGTCCGGGCGACATCTGCGACTGGAATATGACGTATGCCGGTACCTGGGGTATTGGCGGCCAGTTGAAAGACATGAGCTTCATGGAAGATCTCAAACATACACTGCGCGTGGCCTACTGGGGAGGCACCAACGCTCCCTCCATGGTCAAGTATATGGAATCTGCCTCTTCCTGGAACAGTGGCTTCGGCGTGGATGGTCCTTACCTGACCACCAACGATGGCTTGCTGGAATTCAACCTGATCAACCAGTGGCAGATCTACGAAAATCTGGAAGCCAACTTTGAACTGGGCTATGTTGTCAATATGATTGATAAGGATACCTGGAAGAAGGACGGCTACTACAGCGGCAGCGGCAACGGCTCGTTTGAAAAGCAGGACGCCTGGAAAGCGCAGCTCGTTTTTGCCTACAGCTTCTAG
- a CDS encoding AAA family ATPase, with the protein MYIQSFHMDGFGIFSDLTVEGLAPGLSIFLGENEAGKSTCLEFLRTTLAGYPAPNSREGKLIPGPLRGGNAGGSLTLNAHEEGILRLTRRPGGSGGHVSLTDGQGKPLDEDVLRRLLSGVSRDVYRNVFGFSLTELENMANLTGESVRHALYGASFGPGLRSPGEALAILKKQTDEIFKSGGSKPPLNQALKQLNELRQRMAELRQQQAGFDALAGDLGEKKEELASMRSHRSRLEEERRLLERRLGVWLQWNEWRMVCAALERLGPINTSFPEDGQARLARAQEARESCERHLAALAEKLNLLHERRNAIRLDQPLLEALPSLRRLAERKSGFRHALTALPAQKEHCRRAEEDLTRELARLGPDWTCNRIRQTDRSLFAREDLEKQAREMTAAASARQAAVDSLNQCNREMEIAEREVTAAQDELALLPAPVAALDDEQRDDLRQTLARQEEMRRQLPSRQRALQEARTMFVRAYGPLRLSGGAHTSHTLDDETVAATLDTLLAQQGEALELAGRVQEKLGNADEAAQAVQQAEEHLAAGKARMEALREEQRGINGPTREALDARTAALRSLRALSSVLGTEKQRLEELEARLGNEPPVKRIKNLPLLLLGLLFFSAGAAMLLTYWRMGLTSIALGEGLDVPVNLWSGYLVLLCGVGFLAGGLPHNGPEARRRKKELAQLVSRRETCAGHVTELEEQARQLCRTAQVQNMDMVTLEATEVLLEREREQCFLEERTRKDMDALKRSIDLARTEVSRRQAQYQEAESVVQQTRRRWHEFMLTLEVGNVPAPEGATAFFAKVESARLAYSAVAAAQTELRTLEEGLAHAEEHMRRFPAVAERLPAGEDTPGTSQELPARADTPSNATPCGTLFSDILAEVVRQILESCREADAARERRIKAEAALQSAESDRQRVLIRQTEAITGLRNAEERLAAARSQWSHCLEGLGLGAELDPETVREAFKYMENCLAAEADLERAKMELAQSHSELAALREPLSLTLDSLNRSPQIDADGGPDWLLSLDSLLEAAENAVTARTRRLAMEQELAALDDEVRAAQVALDTAVHAERGLLALAGAQDAEDFLRQAAAHEEQRKLAQRRLDLEDALRLAADKCPLEDFLQQFENENRETQENRCAEITAELAQLQEKEQELADRVSSLRAKVETLSHDDELARLQQQAATLEESMQRMAYEWSRRALARGILEAAKNTFERERQPEVIRLASEIFARITGRRWKAINASLEDKTLSILPAQGEALAPENLSRGAREQAYLALRLAYIKNHAAHATPLPVIMDDVLVNFDPQRAERTARAFVDLTTEGNGKGHQILYFTCQPHMVDLLRKADPAAALFHVEHGDIRAA; encoded by the coding sequence ATGTATATCCAGTCCTTCCACATGGACGGATTCGGCATTTTCTCCGACCTGACGGTTGAAGGTCTGGCTCCCGGACTTTCCATTTTTCTGGGAGAAAACGAGGCCGGAAAATCCACCTGCCTCGAATTTCTACGCACCACGCTGGCGGGCTATCCCGCGCCCAACAGCAGAGAAGGCAAGCTGATCCCCGGTCCTTTACGTGGCGGCAATGCGGGCGGCAGCCTTACCCTCAATGCGCACGAAGAAGGCATCCTTCGTCTCACGCGCCGCCCGGGCGGTTCCGGGGGACACGTTTCCCTCACAGACGGCCAAGGCAAACCTTTGGATGAAGACGTGCTGCGTCGTCTGCTTTCCGGCGTTAGCCGTGACGTATACCGCAATGTTTTCGGGTTCAGCCTTACGGAACTGGAAAATATGGCTAATCTCACCGGCGAAAGCGTGCGCCACGCCCTTTATGGCGCCAGTTTCGGCCCCGGACTTCGCTCTCCGGGTGAAGCGCTGGCTATCCTGAAAAAACAGACGGACGAAATTTTCAAATCCGGCGGCAGCAAACCCCCTCTCAACCAGGCACTCAAGCAGCTCAACGAACTGCGCCAACGCATGGCCGAGCTGCGCCAGCAACAGGCGGGTTTTGATGCCCTTGCCGGTGACCTTGGCGAAAAGAAAGAAGAACTGGCCTCCATGCGCAGCCACAGGTCACGGCTGGAAGAAGAACGTCGCCTGCTTGAGCGTCGCCTGGGCGTATGGTTGCAGTGGAATGAGTGGCGTATGGTCTGCGCAGCCCTTGAGCGGCTGGGACCTATCAACACTTCATTTCCCGAAGACGGGCAGGCACGCCTGGCGCGTGCACAGGAAGCGCGCGAAAGCTGTGAACGGCATCTGGCCGCGCTTGCAGAAAAACTTAATCTTTTGCATGAACGCCGCAACGCCATCCGACTGGATCAACCCCTTCTGGAGGCACTGCCTTCCCTGCGCCGCTTGGCTGAACGCAAAAGCGGATTTCGTCATGCGCTGACAGCGTTGCCCGCTCAGAAAGAGCACTGCCGTCGCGCTGAAGAAGACCTCACGCGCGAACTGGCGCGCCTTGGTCCGGACTGGACCTGCAATCGCATTCGCCAGACCGACCGCTCCCTTTTTGCTCGTGAGGATCTGGAGAAACAGGCGCGAGAAATGACGGCTGCCGCATCGGCCCGGCAAGCTGCCGTGGACAGTTTGAATCAGTGCAACCGTGAAATGGAAATTGCCGAACGTGAAGTGACTGCTGCGCAAGATGAACTTGCCCTTCTGCCGGCTCCTGTGGCCGCCCTGGACGATGAACAACGCGATGACCTGCGTCAGACACTGGCCCGGCAGGAGGAAATGCGCCGCCAGCTGCCCTCGCGCCAGCGTGCCCTGCAAGAAGCACGCACCATGTTTGTCAGAGCGTACGGCCCGTTGCGGCTTTCCGGCGGAGCGCACACTTCTCATACCCTGGACGACGAAACCGTTGCAGCGACCCTGGACACCCTGTTGGCCCAACAGGGTGAGGCGCTGGAACTCGCCGGCCGTGTCCAGGAAAAACTGGGGAATGCTGACGAAGCAGCCCAGGCGGTGCAACAGGCAGAAGAGCACCTTGCCGCTGGCAAGGCGCGTATGGAAGCACTGCGGGAAGAACAACGGGGCATTAATGGCCCCACACGCGAAGCACTTGATGCCCGTACAGCGGCCCTGCGTTCATTGCGCGCCCTCTCTTCCGTCCTGGGTACGGAAAAACAACGGCTTGAGGAGCTTGAAGCAAGACTGGGCAATGAGCCGCCGGTCAAGCGCATCAAAAACCTGCCCCTCTTGCTACTCGGTCTGCTCTTTTTTTCAGCCGGAGCAGCCATGCTTCTGACCTACTGGCGTATGGGACTTACAAGCATTGCCTTGGGCGAAGGCCTGGACGTGCCAGTCAACCTCTGGTCGGGGTATCTTGTGCTGCTCTGTGGCGTGGGTTTTCTTGCAGGCGGCTTGCCGCACAATGGGCCGGAAGCCAGACGGCGCAAAAAAGAACTTGCTCAGCTGGTCAGCCGACGTGAAACCTGCGCTGGCCATGTGACAGAACTGGAAGAGCAGGCTCGCCAGCTCTGTCGCACAGCCCAGGTGCAAAATATGGATATGGTCACCCTGGAAGCCACGGAAGTATTGTTGGAACGAGAGCGCGAGCAATGCTTCCTTGAAGAACGCACCCGCAAAGACATGGATGCGCTCAAACGCTCCATTGATCTTGCTCGCACCGAGGTAAGCAGGCGCCAGGCCCAGTATCAGGAAGCGGAAAGCGTGGTGCAACAAACCCGTCGCCGCTGGCATGAGTTCATGCTTACTCTTGAGGTCGGCAATGTTCCCGCGCCAGAGGGGGCCACGGCTTTTTTCGCTAAAGTTGAATCCGCCCGTCTGGCGTACAGTGCTGTGGCTGCAGCACAGACTGAACTCAGGACGCTTGAGGAAGGTCTCGCTCATGCCGAAGAGCACATGCGGCGCTTCCCCGCTGTTGCCGAACGGCTGCCTGCCGGAGAGGACACGCCCGGAACATCGCAGGAATTGCCTGCAAGAGCAGATACGCCCAGCAATGCAACACCGTGCGGAACACTTTTTTCTGACATTCTTGCTGAAGTTGTGCGCCAGATACTGGAATCATGCCGGGAGGCCGATGCCGCACGGGAACGGCGCATCAAGGCCGAAGCTGCGTTGCAGAGTGCGGAAAGTGACCGACAGCGCGTCCTCATTCGCCAGACCGAAGCCATAACAGGGCTACGCAATGCCGAAGAACGGCTCGCTGCCGCACGCAGCCAGTGGTCACACTGCCTTGAAGGCTTGGGGCTTGGAGCGGAACTTGATCCGGAAACCGTCCGCGAGGCGTTCAAGTATATGGAAAATTGCCTGGCCGCAGAAGCAGACCTCGAGCGCGCCAAAATGGAACTGGCACAAAGCCATTCCGAACTGGCCGCATTGCGTGAACCTTTGTCCCTCACGCTCGACAGTCTGAACCGCTCGCCCCAGATTGACGCCGATGGTGGACCAGACTGGCTGCTCAGTCTTGATTCTTTACTTGAAGCAGCGGAAAATGCAGTCACAGCACGCACACGCCGTCTGGCCATGGAACAGGAACTTGCCGCTCTTGATGATGAGGTTCGTGCCGCTCAGGTTGCTCTGGACACGGCTGTACATGCTGAGCGGGGCTTACTGGCCCTGGCAGGGGCGCAGGACGCCGAAGACTTTTTACGTCAGGCGGCGGCACACGAAGAGCAGCGCAAACTGGCCCAACGCAGGCTGGACCTTGAAGATGCTTTGCGCCTCGCGGCGGACAAATGCCCGCTTGAAGATTTTCTGCAACAATTTGAGAATGAAAATCGCGAAACCCAGGAAAACCGTTGCGCCGAAATTACGGCGGAACTTGCCCAACTTCAGGAAAAAGAACAGGAACTGGCCGACCGAGTCAGCAGTTTACGCGCCAAGGTGGAAACCCTGTCGCATGATGACGAGCTGGCAAGGTTGCAGCAACAGGCTGCCACGCTTGAGGAAAGCATGCAACGCATGGCGTATGAATGGAGCCGTAGGGCGCTTGCCCGCGGTATTCTTGAGGCCGCTAAAAATACCTTTGAGCGCGAACGCCAGCCAGAGGTCATTCGCCTTGCATCGGAAATATTTGCGCGTATTACTGGGCGTAGATGGAAGGCCATCAATGCCTCTCTTGAGGACAAAACTTTAAGCATTCTGCCAGCTCAAGGCGAAGCACTTGCTCCTGAAAATCTCAGTAGAGGTGCGCGCGAGCAGGCATATCTGGCCCTGCGGCTGGCCTACATCAAAAACCATGCGGCCCATGCCACTCCCTTGCCTGTCATTATGGATGATGTGCTGGTCAACTTCGACCCACAGAGGGCCGAACGCACAGCCCGCGCTTTTGTAGACCTGACTACTGAAGGAAACGGCAAGGGACATCAGATACTTTACTTCACCTGCCAGCCTCATATGGTTGACCTGCTGCGCAAGGCAGACCCTGCTGCCGCGCTTTTTCATGTGGAACACGGAGATATCAGAGCAGCCTGA
- a CDS encoding IS4 family transposase has protein sequence MSHHNTLFSQMLSLIPRHVFQKLEHRHKVGRASRKFGFKEQFTAMAFIQLAARRSMRDGLRCLAAAGNRLYHWGLKNVPRSTFADANNSRPVGFFKDLFAEMYGLCQPHAPRHKFRFKCKLYSMDATTISLCLSVFPWASFRRNKAGVKVNTVLDHDGYIPAFVDISNAKTHESRMAKSLSLPKGSIVTFDKGYIAYSWFQLLATKGIFFVTRLKDNAVFKLLERRPVNRKTGVTSDHIIEVKNSRGKTLRLRRIGYRDAKTGKRYEFLTNHFRLSAKTIADIYKERWQIEIFFREVKQNLHIKSFVGRSENAVLIQIYTALTVYLLMAYQKILSKLKLSVQQLFELICVNLFGKDSLEELLKPRRSKTQNSYSLSLLAMVA, from the coding sequence ATGAGTCACCATAATACACTTTTCTCCCAGATGCTATCTCTGATTCCCAGACATGTTTTTCAAAAGCTCGAACACCGGCACAAAGTAGGGCGGGCCTCACGCAAATTCGGCTTCAAGGAGCAGTTCACCGCCATGGCCTTTATTCAGCTTGCCGCGAGGCGTTCCATGCGTGACGGGCTCCGGTGTCTGGCTGCCGCCGGAAACCGCCTGTACCATTGGGGCCTGAAAAACGTGCCCCGCTCGACTTTCGCCGACGCCAACAATTCAAGGCCCGTGGGCTTTTTCAAGGACTTGTTCGCTGAAATGTACGGACTTTGCCAGCCGCATGCGCCTCGTCACAAATTTCGCTTCAAGTGCAAACTGTACAGCATGGACGCTACCACCATCAGCCTTTGCCTGTCCGTCTTCCCCTGGGCATCGTTCCGGCGGAACAAAGCCGGGGTGAAGGTAAATACCGTGCTTGATCACGATGGCTACATCCCTGCCTTCGTCGATATCAGCAATGCCAAAACCCACGAAAGCCGCATGGCCAAAAGCCTTTCGCTGCCAAAAGGCTCCATTGTGACCTTTGACAAAGGCTATATAGCCTATTCCTGGTTTCAGCTTTTGGCGACAAAGGGCATCTTCTTCGTCACGCGCCTCAAAGATAACGCCGTATTCAAGCTGCTGGAACGCCGTCCTGTCAATCGTAAAACAGGCGTCACCTCTGACCATATTATCGAAGTGAAAAACAGTCGGGGAAAAACCTTGCGCTTACGCCGAATAGGCTACAGGGATGCCAAAACCGGGAAGCGTTACGAGTTCTTGACCAACCACTTTCGCCTGTCAGCGAAAACCATTGCCGACATTTACAAAGAGCGCTGGCAAATCGAAATATTCTTCCGTGAAGTCAAACAAAATCTGCACATCAAAAGCTTTGTCGGGCGCTCTGAGAACGCTGTGCTCATCCAAATTTACACGGCCCTGACAGTGTATTTGCTCATGGCGTACCAAAAAATCCTGAGCAAACTTAAGCTGTCGGTGCAGCAATTATTCGAGCTCATTTGCGTGAATTTGTTCGGCAAAGACTCCCTGGAAGAACTCCTGAAACCGCGAAGATCAAAAACTCAAAACTCTTACAGTCTCAGCCTATTAGCTATGGTTGCTTAG